ATTGACTCTGGTTAGATCTGCTGGCTATAGCTAGTCACCACCAAACTCACCACCAAGTAATCTAACTGAATGTACCACAGAGAACCCATCAGAGGTATGGATAGAATATGCTCTTCAAGTCGTAGGGCACTACAATCTTTTAGACAATGCATTGTCACTAAGCATCAGGTGAAATAGCTGTCAAGTGCtatcttatcaataaataaaaaactgtatACCCATCAAAGTTATTGCTAGTGCAGTCATAAACATTGTCTTTATTTTTCTTCATTCGAAGAAATTCATCGCAATTGTCACAGCCGTCATATTCAAACTGATCAAAAgtctgaaagaaaaaaatattctgagacaaaaaatataatgtgtatatctaagtataaaaatatattcatgaaaatttagattttattaaaatgtaatcctTTAGAAGCAAAGTTTAGAAGCTTTACCTTTATTAGAGCGCACACTAGACAAGCCCTGAGTCCTCGTAAATCTTTAGGTACCGTATCCAAAGACATTTTAATCCTGAGTTCTGCGTGATGTTGCGTATGTAGATAGAAATTTGTTAATTCACTTGTGAAAGAAAAAAGCTAAAAACTAATTTCCAAAATGTTACTACCTAAATTATATGTAAATTGTTGGTTATGAATTAAGAAATAAGAATAcgaattaaattacaatttacgaATTACTATTGTGACCACAAACGAaacgattaaaaaatatttgaatgtgAAGGTAAGCACAAACGGGTAAGGAAAATAATTTACGTGAATAATTGTGAAGAATCAAGAAATAGAAAATTAGGATTATTGTTATGACATTTGACACTTGACACTTGACAGCAAAGAACAtacattattacttttttacaaCTTGACAGTTGACATCATTGGTTTTTTAAATGGCTTTAGGGCAGtatcttcatttgtggtctgtgggcAGTATGTTCTTAGTAACCTAAAATCCATTCCAAATCCGAGTTCCAGAAACCATAACAAATATGGCGTCAGATCAACTCTCACTGTTTGTCACTGTAGCCATAGTGAAGTGAAACATTGATTGAATACTAATGAATGGACGATTGAATGAATAATCAACCAAATACTATACATTTCtattatgttataaattaaCCTTGCGACGTTGTAAACAGTATGTAAATTATCTTTGAATACGGATTctaatgttgaaatattcatatattattattttagaattcgAATTTTTAAAGCCTGTTCAATCTTTAATTAACCACTGTTAAATAGGTTAAATAGGCTTGTTAATTGcgttctataatatttttttagtatttataaatttacaattGTGTATAGTTTTAAGACCATGCAAATTTCTAATAAAtatgttgtttttaaatatgtgcaATACTGttgttttaagaatttttacagagtaaccagaggggggcctttacaaactgcgtgctgaagccataaaataaaaaacaaaagtcacgcgtatccttgacatccgcataaacaaacttttttcaaaatttgtatttaaaaaattaacactaacaaaaattaggtAATTCagtataatctataatataaaaatgaatagcaaattgcgttggtaagcgcataactcaacaacgcctggaccaatttggccgattctttttttttaatgttcattgaagttttaggatggtttttaaggcgagaaaaatttaaaaagactaaaaaagaAATTTGTATTCCTATataaacgattcgtaataatttgaattttattatgtataggtATAGGGTAGGAGAGAGGGCGCTACTGTGCCGGCATTCACTTCGACGTCTgtgtttttaattgaattaaaaatagtatttgTGGCGAAACTGCGATAAAGTAGTGTTAAATCGACGTGCAATACTAAAAATCATATGGACAAAGAATTATTTTACTGTGACAGTGCGTATACTGTGCAAAAACCGTCAAAAATTAAAGGACTTGCAACGGACTTTTTTCAATTGACTTGAAGTGTAAATAATTTAGAACTTGTTAAATACAGTGAAGTGGACAAAAATAACCATCAAAAACATTATACTGTTATTGTGAACCCAAAGATTATGTGTTGCATCAAAGTGTATAACctcaaaataagtattttttccGTTAAGTCATCCATCtcatataaaaacaaatcagcgccatctagtgacgaGTAGCTCAACAAGAAAGATTTCAACACGTCTTTATAGTGAATGTAGTTTGCGCTACTTACCACAAGAGGGTGTTAGTATATAAAACGTATTAGCAACACCAACTTACATTTTACGATAAAAATGgatgaaatcaaaaatatacttaGAAATATGCAATACGACATGAAACAACAAAAGGCTGACATGCTAGATATGAAAGAAGAACTTAAAAATACCATTATTAGCACCATAAATGAAAGGTTCCATGGTCTTGAATTAAGAACTGAGTTATTAGAGCAACAACTTGATTTGCAGAAAAATAAGATAGATAATATGGAGAGATTCATGaggaaaaaaaatctactatttTTCGGTGTCGAAGAACGTGAAAGATCATATCAGGAGCTGTTGGAAATTGTGCTAGAAATAATAaacaagtatttaaatattgaatGCAACGAAAATGGCGTTGAATTTGTAAGGCGACTTGGAAAAAGAGGGGAAAATATGAGACCCATTGTCGTTACGTTAAGCACTATGGggctaaaaattaaattactaaaaagcaagaaaaagTTGACACCATCACCTTTCTACATAAAAGAAGACTTTCCTCAAGAAGTACTAAAAAAACGCAAGGAACTTCAAATAGAGCTAAATAAGGAGAGAGACTTGGGAAACAGGGCAATCATAAAATACGATAAACTTATCGTTTTAGGAACCaaaaatagagtaaaggaaaatgTCTCAAATGAACACAGTGAACAAGGGAAAAACGAAAAGAAAAGGAACTCATCAGAATCACCAGAATCACTGAGAGGCTCTAGCATTAGCGGAAACAAGAAACaggcaacaaaaacaaaaactacaaaaaacatgAACATGACAAATTACCTGTTCAAAAAACCAACGCTTAATTTTCAAGGATCCTCCTCCCAGCCAATACCCCAACAAAACAATAAGGAAACAACACAATAACAATTAGCGCGAACCCCTCTCTACTCCAGTCTCCCAAGACGGCTGGTCACCGCGGGAGAACCAGACCGAAACCCTCCAgagataaataatttagtaacaaaaaaccgaaacttattttatatagcTACATACAATGTAAGAACTCTATCGACTCATGCACACCTCCTAGAGCTATTAGTCGCACTAGAAAATACAAAGTTCGACATTATCGGCTTGTCGGAAGTGAGACGTCTGGGCAACACTATACAAGAATATGAAAACATAATTCTATACTATATAGGACAAACCCCAGGACTATACGGTGTAGGATTTCTCGTAAATAGGTATCTTAAACACTTTATAGAGAGTTTCATTGGCTTATCAGAACGAGTGGCGctcttgaaattaaatataaacggaTTTAAAATAAGCCTTATACAAGTATACGCGCCGACAGACGGAGCCACTGACGAAGCAAGAGAAGCTTTCTATGACACTCTCGAAAGAGCTGTGAAATTATCTGATGAAAACATGATAGTTATGGGCGACTTTAACGCACAAATAGGGCAACCGACACGCGAAGACAGTCAAGTTATAAGCAAATATGGATACGGCAAAAGAAACTGCAGTGGCGAACGACTGATTCAGTTTGCACATGAAAATAACCTCAGTATAATGAAcactttctttaaaaagaaaaacaaacaaaggtGGACATGGAGATCGCCCGATGGAAATACCAAAAATGAACTAGACTACATACTTACTAACATACAGAAATCAGTGCAAAACATAGAAGTACTAAATATTCAGTATCCTTCAGATCACAGGTGCGTCAGAGCAACTTTTaacttaaaatctattaaaaaaagaagaaacaaaTACTCAAGTTGCCCGAAAAGCACTTTGAAAAGTACTGCAGAAACGTCCAGATACTTAGAAACACTGAGCTCATATCAAGAGGTTCTTAACCATCATGAAGACGACACAGTCCAGacctattacaataaaataataaacgctATTGAGAATAGTCTAAAAACGGCTGTTTCACCTAGCAATAAAAAGATACATTGTAGTGTTATATCTGAACGCACAAGAAGGCTATTAACGCGTAGAATAGACCTACAAAAGACCAAACCTAAATCAAGATCAATGAAAAACGAACTAAGTGCTCTCTACAAACTTATAAGCAAGTGTATAAGACATGACTACAATAACCACCGACACCAAACCATAGAAAGACACCTCAATGCATCAGGAAGCTTAAAAAGAGCATACAAAGCATTAAAACCACATAAGACGTGGATTGAGGGTCTCAGCGAATCAGATAGAGTcacacaaaatagaaaaaatatactcCATATAGCCACTACGTTTTACAAAACCTTATATGATGCCCCAGAGATAGAAAACGCAAGTACTCTACATTTTCATATGTCTCAGGAAAAACATATTAACACCACGGAAATAAATCCAGtagaagaaatagaaataataagagAAATTAAGCACCTTAAAGTAGAGAAAAGTCCAGGGCCGGACAAAATAACTAACGAAGCTATAAAAGCGGCTTATACCATTCTTGCCACACCTCTGATGATTCTCTTCAATAAAATACTAGACACCTCTATAACGCCTCAGCAGTGGTCAGAGTcagatattatattgttatataaaaagggCAATCCCAACGACATAAGCAACTACAGACCCATAAGCCTTCTGCCGTCGATATATAAACTTTTCTcttcagttataaaaaatagaataatctcTACACTTGATTCACATCAGCCAATAGAACAAGCAGGCTTTCGAAAAGGATACTCTACAGTAGATCACATTCACTCGGTAGAGCTACTTATTGAGAAGTACCAAGAGTTCCAACGACCACTCTACATAGCGTTTATAGATTACCAAAAAGCGTTTGACTCTATACTCCATTCATCAATATGGGAAGCTCTGTACTCGCAAAATGTAGAGGCCAAATACATTAGAgtgataaaaaacatttataaaaacaacacCAGTAGAGTAAGGCTAGAGTCAACAGGAACCCCTATTCCAATTAAAAGAGGAACCAGACAAGGGGACCCGCTGTCACCAACGATTTTCATTGCAGTACTAGAGACCGTTATAAACAAGTTAAACTGGAATACGATGGGCTTAAATATAAACGGAAATTATATAAACCATTTGAGATTCGCTGACGATCTAGTCTTGCTCTCTGAAAACAGCCTAGAGCTAGAGCATATGATATACACGCTGCAACAATCGAGCCGACAGTCTGGCCTAGaaatcaacttcaaaaaaacaaaattgatgacaaatgcattaaaaaatgaaattaaagttgaaaatacTTCGATAGAGTTTGTCGATTCGTACATTTATCTGGGCAAGCAACTCTCttttgataataaaagtaacgAGCAAGAAATTGAAAGAAGGATAAAAGGGACATGGAAGAAATATTGGAGccttaaagaaattttcaaaagtcaaaTGCCAACAAAAATTAAGAGAAATGTCATGAACACCTGTCTCTTACCGTCTCTCACATACGCCTGTCAAACATGGAAATTCACGCGAAATGtcaagaacaaaataaattcatgcCAACGGAGCATGGAAAgaagtatgatgaaaatccgaaaaattcaaaaaattcgcaACTCTACTATAAGAGAAAAAACAGGAGTAATAGACGCACTAAACTATTCTATGAGATTAAAATGGAGATGGGCGGGCCATGTAGCAAGAATAAATGACGATAGATGGACTTCTCGGCTAACGGCATGGACAGGGCCTGTAGGTGCTAGAAAAAGAGGAAGACCTAGAAGTAGATGGGCAGACGACATTGAAAGGACGGCTGGAAAACAGTGGAGGAAAAAAGCCACAGATAGAGAGTACTGGTCatctctggaggaggccttcaccctcaaatagaggggttcgcacaaattttttttacaaaaatttaaaaattgtaatttatttttttataaattttattaacactaatatgtatatgtgcttacttatgtgcgaaataaaaggctttttatttttattttattttatttatagggtaggggtagggtaggtgtagggttggagtagggtaggtaagggtatggaagaagtgcataaaagtcaaagcgaagcttgaccgagtccgcttgtaatttaaaaacataagacgccatttttcgttcgttcgtttgtgtcatactgactcgagaatgtattcgtttttgaatttcgtatttgttgCGGCTACGACAACGTCgcgttccgtacgctccatctgtatattattgattaatctgtgtattggtagtaaaaaataaaaggctattttattttgttttaattcattttaaagataacttttatccacattaaaaatattcgatTTTATAATCGGTTTTGATGGTTCCTATTTTTCACTTTAaggttcatttttaatttcaagcCCTAATTTATCTGTCAATTTTATATGTCAAACTTGTCAAAACTCAAAAGTGTTCAGTTAGTAATTCGTCTTTGTCTTCATTTATGGCATGTTTTAGTATTtcgataaaatattactttaaattactaattttgaGTTACTTTTGTGTATAATATAAACTTCAAATGTTTCACTTTAAGAAATAAGACCTGTATGAACATGCAACagtgaaaattttgttttcaaagaTAAAGTTCGTTTAAGGGGTTTCTTGTTTACGTTTCTGGAATTCGGATTTGGAATATAGTATATAGTCAACGGTTATAATCATAGATTCTTGAGTTTATTAaggttatacatgtagtataaataagagtcacagtggaattgctaagttttattaaaacaatcagagctaatttacattttgcgtGTTCCCTATCGCAGAGCTGGCGGAAAGAGTGATTGTCacagacaatatattataaactaagatgacattgacaattgacattaataggtacactatggttgtgagtgcagacagataattataaaataattaagattagcaatatattaatattgcctgcccaattgcaattatcactttacaACACTTCCCCTCATGCGTAACATGAGAACAAATCTCTACAATGCaggattatacaaaacataaaaattaacaactcaggttaataacaaaaataatctctACATTGCCCATCTCATATCTAGCATGATAGTATAAGTGGTACAACAGACTCACAATTATAAGGATACCAATACTCACAAGAACAGATGCCTATGATTCTACATCTTTCATACCCAAGTCATTaacaaaacctaaaaatttATGATTAGTTAAAGGTTTTGTAAACATGTCAGCTAACATTTTTTCAGTGGGTAAATAGCTGACTGTGACATccgtttttctaataaaatcctTAACAAAATGGTAACGAAGGTCAATGTGCTTTGTCTTCTTGTGGCAATATTCATTGGTTTCAAGCAATTTGATTGCACTTTGATTATCACTAAAGATTCGACAATTAAAATGTTTCACAAAAATTTCATACAAGAAATTTCTAAGAAAACACACTTCTTTGCATGAATCACTTAGGGCTAAGTACTCGGCTTCAGTACTTGAAAGCGCAATACATCGCTGTTTGCGCGACTCCCAATGCACAGTAGAGCCGCCAATTTTAACTATATATCCACTATAAGACCGTCTGTCTACGACATCATTGGCCCAGTCGGCATCTGCAAAAACTGTTAAATCAAAAGTACCAGATTTAACGAAAACTAATTTCTTATCTTTAGTGccatttaaatcttaatattctTTTTGCAGCCAGCCAATGATCTCGTGTAAATGCAGTATTAAATTGGCTTAAATGACTAAGAGCATAAGTAATATCAGGCCTTGAACATACTGACAAATACATTAAGCTTCCAATCAACTCTCGATATGGATACATACTATCCTCTACAATATTGTTACATGAGCCTTTTTCCAACTTATTAGCAACCATAGGTGTAGAGGCACTCTTACAATTTGTCATACCAAAACGCTTTAATAACTTGTTAATATAGTCTGATTGGTCAAATGTTATAGTCCCATTGGCTCTATCTCTATGTATTTTCATAcccaaacaattttttaaaatgcctaGGCGTTTAACACTAAATTCAGATTCTAGCAAGTCATACAAGTTTTCCTTATCCTTAGAACTATTACTAAAGATATAAAAGTCATCAACATATAATGCCAGAATCGTTAATTgcttgttatttctttttatataaacacatggCTCACATCTATTTTGTACATAACCATTGTTAGTCAACAAAACGTTTACACTATTATTCCACAGCCTACTTGCCTGTTTAAGGCCATATAAACATttctgtaacaaacaaactttagtcTTATCATATGAGAACCCTAAAGGCTGttccatataaataatttcatcaagACTACTATGTAAGAAGGCTGTGTTTACGTCCACATGTTCTATGtccatatttaattcattagcaatacaaaacaaaattctaaGAGAAGTATGACGTACTACCGGTGAAAAAGTTTCAGAGTAGTCAACACCCGGTTTTTGACTAAAACCTCTTGCCACAAGACgtgctttatattttgtactgttACCTGACTCatcagattttaatttataaacccATTTGGAACTAACTATATTGCAGTCCTTTGGTCTATCAACTAATTGCCaaacattatgttttattaaagaattatattCATCACGCATTGCTGTGAGCCAACAATCTCTATTAGGACTTGCCATTGCCTCATCATAAGATTGAGGTTCATCATAGATAAACCATTGACAAAGAAAAGATACATCTGATGAATCAGATAAGTCATAATCTTTATACCTATCTGGCTTTTTATTCCGAGTGGAACGAACCAGTCGTTCGCAACTGGTACTGGGAACCTGTAGCACTAAATCTTCCCCTCGAACGATAGTCTCGTTCCATACCATTGCATCTGACTGATTACTGTCTCTTTCACTCAGCACACTCTCCTCAGCACTTTGGAAGGAAGATTCCCCTGAAACTGGAGACAAAAATTCATTATTCCGCTCAGATTGACTAGAATTAATGACCATGTCATTTTCATGATTGCATGGACTATTGCTTTGCAAATCcatgttattttcatttggaCCTATGCTTTGCATAtccacattattattaatatttctattttcagttggaaccatgCTTTGCAAATCCAAACctgaataattttcatttatagggTTGCTTTgcatacctatattattataaataaaattattattattactactatcacagtGTATCATTGTATTATCACAGTGGTTTAAGAAatggttttcaaaaaatattacatttctgGAAACAATTATCTGCTTAGGGTTAGTGGGGTCAATCAATCTATAGCCCTTAGTGTTCTCACAATATCCTACAAAGATGCAAGATCTTGATTTAGAATCAAGCTTATCTCTTTTTACCTGTGGAATAAGTGTCATAGCTAGACAACCAAAAACACGTAAATGGCTCAGGTTGACTTTGTTACCTGTCCATGCCTCCTCTGGAGTTTTATTGGGAACTGCTGCTGTAGGGCTTCTGTTCTTAAGATATATAGCTGTAATTACAGCTTCTCCCCAATACTCTTTAGGAAGACTAGCTTCACGAAGCATACAGCGAACTTTCTCAAAAAGTGTCCGGTTAAGTCTCTCAGAGACACCATTTTGAGACGGACTATAAGGAGCAGTAGTTTGATGAACTATACCCTCACTCTGTAAATATTTAGAGAAATAAGCACTGCAATACTCTCCACCCCTATCAGTTCGCAgacattttatagaaaaccCAGTTTGCTTTTCAACAgttgctttaaaatatttaaatttggacAAAACTtcggatttatattttaataaatagccaTATGTTTTTCTAGAAAAATCATCGGTAAACGTTACCAGATATCTAGACTCACCCAGACTACATACAGGCATCGGACCACACACATCAGAATGAACAAGCTCCAACAACTGCTTGGAACGTTTTGCTTCACCCCTAGGAAAACTTTGCACTGCTTGCTTCCCCTCAACGCATGTTACACACTTGTTAGTGATTGCACCATGCTGAGTCGAGTGAATATTAACACCAAAAGCGAGTTTACAGAGAACACTTACCCCATGATGACTCAAATGTCCAAGCCGCTTATGCCATAAGCACAAGTCAGGTGTAACTTTGGCATTTTCCGTTGTGTCAAGCGAACTTTGTGGCTGGGACACAATATTCACATTGGTTACAGCTAAAGACTGCTCCTGTGAATCATATAAAACATTGTCCAAAATATAAATACCCCCCTGTCTGGTGGCAGATACAACAAGAACTTCCCCTTTGAAAACATAAcatttagtattattaaatttaacagaCAAAGCCTTCtcacataatttatatacactaattaaatttgttgagAGGTCAGGTACATATAAAACGTCTGTAACTAATTGtgtcttgttatttttcataGGAATCTTAACACTACCGTAACCTAGACATCTTAAGGTTGTACCATCAGCAACTTGTACAGTTCTATCACAATTTGTAATATAACTAAAccactttatttctttacacaTGTGCATAGACGCGCCTGAATCCACAATCCAGTCCTTGTTCTCGAAGACACCAAAACAGTTGGCCACCAATGCTGTTGTTGTGTTGCCTCGCTGTTCTTTcttgtatttaaaacattttgattttttgtgtcCACTGCGTTGGCAAAAATCACAAACAGGTACCTTTTTAGCCTTACGGTATTGTTGCTTTGACAAAAGGGCCATATCGTCTCTGCTTTCAGTCCTTCGTCGACGTTCTTCTTCTTGCAACAACCTGGTTCGTACTAAATCACTGGATATTATACCTGTGTAGGCAACCGCTTCGAGACTGGAAACTATTATATCATATTCTTGTGGAAGGCCGCTTAAAATTATCTCCGCCACTTCAGCATCCTCTATGGTACGACCAATATCTACCAATTGTTGTACAAGAGTGGTAATATGTTCAAAGTATTTCTCCATACTATTAAAATCGGCATATGAAGCGTGATGTAATAGTCTCAACAATGCGACACGCCTCCCGAATCCTTTGTCTTCAAAGACTGAGCTTAATTTGTTCCACGCTTGCTTTGCTGTAGTAACATTTCGTATATATTGCACACATATAGGTTTAACAGATAAACTTATACGAGCGAGCGCGCGTAAATCCTTTGCAGGATCGACAGGCTCAGCTCCTTCAACACAAGACCACAAATCTTCTATGATGAGTAAGTGACGCATGTTAAATTTCCAGATTACATAATTACTCACGCCTTCTAGCTTTTCATGATGCAGATATCCACTCGCAACAGGATTCGCAGAAGCCATTTTTGATGAGCTCTGGTGACAATGGGTGACAACGTGTTACCACGCGGTCCACGCAGTAGATgtattttctcaaaattttcaCCAAATCTTGTAAATCGCGTGATCGGCCTATAACCTCTTGAGTTTATTAaggttatacatgtagtataaataagagtcacagtggaattgctaagttttattaaaacaatcagagctaatttacattttgcgtGTTCCCTATCGCAGAGCTGGCGGAAAGAGTGATTGTCacagacaatatattataaactaagatgacattgacaattgacattaataggtacactatggttgtgagtgcagacagataattataaaataattaaga
This genomic stretch from Bicyclus anynana chromosome 14, ilBicAnyn1.1, whole genome shotgun sequence harbors:
- the LOC112043559 gene encoding transcription elongation factor SPT4, which gives rise to MSLDTVPKDLRGLRACLVCALIKTFDQFEYDGCDNCDEFLRMKKNKDNVYDCTSNNFDGMIAVMSPEDSWVCKWQRISRFCKGVYAISVSGRLPAGVIREMKSRGIAYRPRDTSQR